The following are from one region of the Nicotiana tabacum cultivar K326 chromosome 3, ASM71507v2, whole genome shotgun sequence genome:
- the LOC142176164 gene encoding secreted RxLR effector protein 161-like — MHLMNFTRSDIAYAVCRLSRYTQNPSHDHWNALVRVMKYFRGTINYSIKYSRFPTVLEGYSDAKWISNSDETKSTSGYVFTLGGGVVACKSAKQTIIARSTMESEFVALELAGNEAE; from the coding sequence atgcatttgatgaattttaCTAGATCTGATATTGCATATGCTGTGTGTAgattgagtagatatactcaAAACCCGAGTCATGATCATTGGAATGCATTAGTAAGAGTAATGAAATATTTTAGAGGTACCATAAACTATAGTATTAAATATAGTAGATTTCCCACTGTACTAGAAGGATACAGTGATGCTAAGTGGATCTCTAATTCAGATGAGACAAAATCCACTAGTGGTTATGTGTTCACGCTTGGTGGGGGTGTTGTGGCATGTAAATCAGCTAAACAAACAATAATAGCTAGATCTACCATGGAATCTGAGTTTGTGGCATTGGAATTAGCTGGCAATGAGGCCGAGTGA